One region of Rhodocaloribacter litoris genomic DNA includes:
- a CDS encoding S1C family serine protease — protein MNRLVLGLVFAGVLLGCRQPARSQETEAPPPQRVETTAPSREVQDDILRTRRTAITRAVEVVTPAVVSVNVTAVQQLRYRDPFADPFYEFFFGRRPPRVLQRQVQSLGSGFVISPDGYIVTNDHVAGQASQITVAFPDGTTLEARLVGSDPATDIALLKVDPPAPLPYLTFAEDRPLVGEWVIALGNPFGLFEAAEPTVTVGVVSAVGRNLQPQDGRLYRDMIQTDAAINRGNSGGPLVNALGEVIGVNTAIYSQTGGSVGIGFAVPAERVRRVVQELKEKGYVDRSYYTGLVGLDVNERIARGLGLPEARGVFVRDIDPGSPAERAGFLPYDVIVAVAGEPVHNRNDFVARIYDFRPGDVVHVRVIREGNPLELEMQIGRQTG, from the coding sequence ATGAACCGTCTCGTGCTGGGGTTGGTGTTTGCCGGGGTGCTGCTGGGGTGCCGCCAGCCGGCGCGTTCACAGGAGACGGAAGCGCCGCCGCCGCAGCGCGTCGAGACCACGGCGCCGTCCCGGGAGGTGCAGGACGACATCCTGCGCACCCGTCGCACGGCCATCACCCGGGCCGTCGAGGTCGTCACGCCGGCGGTGGTCAGCGTGAACGTGACGGCGGTGCAGCAACTCCGCTACCGGGATCCGTTCGCCGACCCCTTCTACGAGTTTTTCTTCGGCCGGCGGCCGCCCCGCGTTCTGCAGCGGCAGGTCCAGAGCCTGGGCTCGGGGTTCGTCATCTCACCCGACGGCTACATCGTCACGAACGACCATGTGGCCGGGCAGGCGTCGCAGATCACGGTTGCCTTTCCGGACGGCACCACGCTGGAGGCCCGGCTGGTGGGTTCGGACCCGGCCACCGACATCGCTCTGCTGAAGGTGGACCCACCCGCTCCGTTGCCCTACCTGACGTTCGCGGAAGACCGGCCTCTGGTGGGCGAATGGGTCATCGCCCTGGGTAACCCCTTCGGCCTGTTCGAGGCGGCCGAGCCGACCGTCACTGTCGGGGTCGTCAGCGCCGTCGGGCGGAACCTGCAGCCACAGGACGGACGGCTCTACCGGGACATGATCCAGACCGACGCCGCCATCAACCGCGGCAACTCGGGGGGGCCGCTCGTCAACGCCCTCGGCGAGGTCATCGGGGTCAACACGGCCATCTACAGCCAGACGGGCGGGTCCGTCGGCATCGGCTTCGCCGTCCCGGCCGAGCGGGTGCGGCGCGTGGTGCAGGAGCTGAAAGAGAAAGGCTATGTGGACCGCTCCTACTACACGGGGCTGGTGGGTCTGGATGTGAACGAGCGCATTGCCCGCGGCCTCGGCCTGCCGGAAGCCCGGGGCGTCTTCGTCCGGGACATCGACCCCGGCTCTCCGGCCGAGCGGGCCGGTTTCCTGCCCTACGACGTCATCGTTGCCGTCGCAGGTGAGCCCGTCCATAACCGGAACGACTTCGTCGCCCGCATCTACGACTTTCGCCCGGGCGACGTCGTTCACGTACGGGTGATCCGGGAGGGGAATCCGCTGGAGCTGGAGATGCAGATCGGCCGTCAGACCGGCTAG
- the rdgB gene encoding RdgB/HAM1 family non-canonical purine NTP pyrophosphatase, which translates to MKQPLEIVLATRNPGKVRELRALLAGWPVVLRTAADFPGAPEVEEDASTLEGNARKKALALHRHTGLPALADDTGLEVDALGGRPGVHSARFAGPGAGDAENRARLLQELHGVPDRTARFRTVLAFATDDGVLCFEGICRGYILEKERGRGGFGYDPLFVPEGETRTFAELSPAEKNALSHRGKALRAWLAFLQRQTET; encoded by the coding sequence ATGAAACAGCCCCTCGAGATCGTGCTGGCCACGCGAAACCCCGGCAAGGTGCGGGAGTTGCGTGCGCTCCTGGCCGGATGGCCGGTGGTCCTTCGCACGGCCGCCGACTTTCCCGGCGCGCCCGAGGTGGAAGAGGACGCGTCCACGCTCGAAGGCAATGCCCGCAAGAAAGCGCTGGCCCTTCATCGCCACACCGGCTTACCCGCCCTCGCCGACGACACCGGCCTCGAAGTCGACGCCCTGGGCGGGCGGCCGGGCGTCCACTCCGCCCGCTTCGCAGGACCCGGCGCCGGCGACGCCGAAAACCGCGCCCGGCTCCTGCAGGAACTGCACGGCGTGCCGGACCGCACCGCCCGTTTCCGCACCGTCCTCGCCTTCGCCACGGACGACGGGGTGCTTTGCTTCGAGGGCATATGCCGGGGGTACATCCTTGAGAAAGAAAGGGGAAGGGGCGGCTTCGGCTATGATCCGCTCTTCGTGCCCGAAGGCGAAACCCGCACCTTTGCCGAACTCAGCCCGGCCGAGAAAAACGCCCTCAGCCATCGCGGCAAAGCCCTGCGTGCCTGGCTGGCCTTTTTGCAACGACAGACCGAAACGTAA
- the rpsU gene encoding 30S ribosomal protein S21, with translation MPVGIKVRDNESIDRALRRFKRAVNRSRVLRIYRANMAYTKPSEERRIAREKAARNARKRSRY, from the coding sequence TTGCCGGTAGGAATCAAAGTTCGCGACAACGAATCGATCGACCGTGCCCTGCGGCGTTTCAAGCGTGCCGTCAACCGCAGCCGTGTGCTGCGCATCTACCGCGCCAACATGGCCTATACGAAGCCGTCCGAGGAACGGCGCATCGCGCGCGAGAAGGCGGCCCGCAACGCCCGGAAGCGTTCGCGCTACTGA
- the dtd gene encoding D-aminoacyl-tRNA deacylase — protein MVALVQRVREASVEVDEQIVARIGRGLLILLGVHTTDTEAEAAWLAKKCANLRIFPDEEGRMNRSVRDVGGEALVVSQFTLYGDARKGNRPSFVASALPEQAEPLYEHFAALLSGHLGRPVPTGVFGAMMNVYLVNEGPVTLWVEKRADSP, from the coding sequence ATGGTTGCCCTGGTACAACGGGTCCGGGAAGCGTCCGTCGAAGTGGACGAGCAGATCGTCGCCCGCATCGGGCGGGGACTGCTGATTCTGCTGGGGGTACACACGACCGACACGGAGGCAGAGGCGGCCTGGCTGGCGAAGAAATGTGCCAACCTGCGCATCTTCCCGGACGAGGAAGGCCGCATGAACCGGTCGGTACGGGACGTGGGCGGCGAAGCGCTCGTCGTTTCCCAGTTCACCCTCTACGGCGACGCCCGCAAGGGCAACCGGCCTTCATTCGTCGCGTCGGCGCTGCCAGAGCAGGCCGAACCGCTCTACGAGCACTTCGCTGCCCTCCTGAGCGGGCATCTCGGCCGGCCGGTGCCCACCGGCGTCTTCGGGGCGATGATGAACGTATACCTGGTCAACGAAGGCCCCGTGACCCTCTGGGTCGAGAAAAGAGCGGATAGCCCGTGA
- a CDS encoding RNA-guided endonuclease InsQ/TnpB family protein, whose product MKLTAQIRLDPSPEQADVLLRTMETANAACNAISEHAWATRTFLKYALQKALYHDIKRQFKLSAQVVVRCLGKVADAYKLDKDTKRTFRKRGGIVYDSRILRYYTERREVSIWTMTGRERIPYTVGEHHARLLAYQQGESDLIYRKGRFYLLATCDVPEEDEEAVDGVLGVDLGIAQIATDSDGDSFSGEQVESKRKWYAERRGTLQAVGTRSARRRLRQLSGRERRFRADVNHQISKHLVRKAKDTKRAIALEDLTGIRKRTTVRKSQRARHHSWSFYQLRQFIEYKAKLAGIPIILVDPAYTSRTCSQCGHCEKANRKSQARFACQACGHTMNADVNAAKNIAARGAVMRPMVSRSDHASTGVGRGKLAA is encoded by the coding sequence ATGAAGCTGACTGCTCAGATCCGGCTCGACCCCTCGCCCGAACAGGCCGACGTGCTGCTCCGCACCATGGAGACGGCCAACGCCGCCTGTAACGCGATCAGCGAGCACGCCTGGGCGACCAGGACCTTCTTGAAGTACGCGTTGCAGAAGGCCCTCTACCACGACATCAAGCGTCAATTCAAGCTCTCGGCGCAGGTCGTCGTTCGGTGTCTCGGTAAGGTGGCCGACGCCTACAAACTCGACAAGGACACGAAGCGGACGTTCCGCAAACGCGGCGGCATCGTCTACGACAGCCGCATCCTCCGCTACTACACCGAGCGGCGGGAAGTGAGCATCTGGACGATGACCGGACGGGAGCGCATCCCCTACACCGTGGGCGAGCACCACGCCCGGCTTCTCGCCTACCAGCAGGGCGAGAGCGACCTGATCTACCGGAAGGGACGTTTCTACCTTCTGGCCACCTGTGACGTGCCGGAGGAGGACGAGGAAGCCGTAGACGGTGTGCTTGGTGTGGACCTCGGCATCGCGCAGATCGCCACCGACTCCGACGGCGATTCGTTCAGCGGCGAGCAGGTCGAGTCGAAGCGGAAGTGGTACGCCGAGCGCCGGGGCACCCTCCAAGCGGTCGGCACCAGGTCGGCCAGGCGTCGGCTCCGGCAACTCTCCGGACGTGAGCGCCGGTTTCGTGCCGACGTGAATCACCAGATCAGCAAGCACCTTGTCCGCAAGGCCAAAGACACGAAGCGAGCGATTGCCCTGGAGGACCTGACGGGCATCCGCAAGCGGACCACGGTTCGGAAGAGCCAGCGAGCAAGGCACCATAGCTGGAGTTTTTACCAGCTTCGGCAGTTCATCGAGTACAAGGCGAAGTTGGCTGGTATTCCCATCATCCTCGTAGACCCCGCCTACACGAGCCGGACGTGCAGCCAGTGCGGACACTGCGAGAAGGCCAACCGCAAGAGCCAGGCACGCTTTGCGTGCCAGGCGTGTGGCCACACGATGAACGCAGACGTAAATGCCGCGAAGAACATTGCGGCGAGGGGCGCCGTCATGCGTCCTATGGTTTCCAGGTCCGATCATGCTTCTACGGGAGTAGGTCGGGGCAAGCTTGCAGCCTGA
- a CDS encoding Uma2 family endonuclease, which translates to MITERPPVRFTYEDYLLIPEDGKRHELIDGEEHVAPAPSTRHQRIVVRLSAALFNHLEAHDLGEVFVAPIDVILSDYDVVQPDVLFVAKAHADRIGERGITGPPDLIVEVLSEGNRRHDEVRKRKLYERFGVGEYWVVDPELETVKVYRMTERGYVRVAEWSRENGDTLTTPLLTGFTLPLDALFA; encoded by the coding sequence ATGATCACCGAGCGCCCGCCCGTCCGGTTCACCTACGAAGACTACCTCCTCATCCCCGAGGACGGGAAGCGCCATGAACTCATCGACGGAGAAGAACACGTGGCGCCTGCCCCCTCCACCCGGCATCAACGCATCGTCGTCCGGCTCTCAGCCGCCCTTTTCAACCATCTCGAAGCCCACGATCTCGGCGAGGTCTTCGTCGCCCCCATCGACGTGATCCTCTCCGACTACGACGTCGTGCAGCCGGACGTGCTCTTCGTGGCGAAGGCGCATGCGGATCGCATCGGCGAGCGCGGCATCACGGGGCCGCCGGACCTGATCGTCGAGGTGCTCTCCGAAGGCAACCGACGGCACGACGAGGTGCGCAAGCGCAAGCTCTACGAGCGCTTCGGGGTGGGTGAATACTGGGTGGTGGACCCGGAGCTGGAGACGGTGAAGGTGTACCGGATGACGGAGCGGGGCTACGTGCGGGTGGCCGAGTGGAGCCGCGAGAACGGCGACACGCTCACGACACCGCTGCTGACCGGCTTCACCCTTCCCCTCGACGCGCTCTTCGCGTGA